DNA from Amorphoplanes friuliensis DSM 7358:
GGATGACGGCGCCGCCGGCGAAGCGGCGGGGCCAGCGGCGGCGGCTGACGGCGTTCGGGGGCAGCGGCGGGAACGGCGGCGGGGCGTCCTGGCTGTACGGGGGCCGGGCGAGCAGATCGGTCATGGAACCACTGTTGCCCGGCACGTTGTCAGCTACCGGTGAGCCCTCTGTGTGTTCGCTGTACGACGTACTCGCGGAAGCGGTCGACCGCACGCCCCGAGACGGCGTTGCCGTGGCCGAAGACGGCGTGTTCGAAGTCGAGGTCGGCGAGGCGGGCGACGCTGCGGGCCTGCTGGGCGAGGTCGTCCGAGACCATCTTCGGGGTGCTGCCGACCTGCCCGCCGCGTTTGCCGGCCGCGGCGTCGCCGGTGAAGAGCACACCCCCGTCACGATCGAGCAGGTACGACACGTGCCCCGCGGTGTGGCCGGGTGTGTGCAGTGCGGTGAAGCCGGGCAGCGGCGACGACCCGTCGGTGGTGATGACGTCGTCGACCGGGGACAGTTCGGGTTTGCCCATGAGAAGGCTGACGACCTTGAGCACGGGGTGTTTGATGACCGCCCGCTTGTCACCGGTGACGTACGGCACGTCGGCCTGGTGGGCGATGACCCGGGCGCCGGAGCGGCGGCGCAGGTCGGCGACGTTGCCGGTGTGGTCGGGGTGGTGGTGGGTGAGCAGGACGGTACGCACGTCGCCGATCTTGCGGCTGAGGTCGTGCAGAGCCTGGTCGATCTTCGCCGATTTGCCGGGGAGTCCGGTGTCGACCAGCACCACCCCGTCGTCGGTCACCACCAGGTGCATGTTGACGTATCCGATGCCCAGTTCGAAGACTCCGTCGACCACTTCGCGCATGCCGCGATCCTCCCATCCCGGGACGCTTCTATATCGGAGGTTGGGGGCCGGAATCCGGCTGTGGCCCGATCCGCGGGAGGGGTGTCCGGCACGAGACTTCTCGCATGCTGATCCCCGCTCCTCCGCTCACTCCGTACCATCGGCTGGCCCGGACGGCCGCGCACCGCTGGTGGCGTCCGCTGGTCGGCACCGTGCTGGTTGTTGTCGGCGGCGGCGCGCTCATGCTGCTCCTCATCGGAGTGCTCGAGATCGCCGGTCTCGTCGCGGGGCGGCCCCGGAACGCGGACGGACTGTCCTCCTTCGGGCCGCTGACCGATCTGGCTGGCGCGTTCCTGATGATCGCGGTGTTCCTGCCGGTCACGCTGCTCGCCGCGCGGTGGGTGCAGCGGCG
Protein-coding regions in this window:
- a CDS encoding MBL fold metallo-hydrolase → MREVVDGVFELGIGYVNMHLVVTDDGVVLVDTGLPGKSAKIDQALHDLSRKIGDVRTVLLTHHHPDHTGNVADLRRRSGARVIAHQADVPYVTGDKRAVIKHPVLKVVSLLMGKPELSPVDDVITTDGSSPLPGFTALHTPGHTAGHVSYLLDRDGGVLFTGDAAAGKRGGQVGSTPKMVSDDLAQQARSVARLADLDFEHAVFGHGNAVSGRAVDRFREYVVQRTHRGLTGS